A single region of the Streptococcus sanguinis genome encodes:
- a CDS encoding dTDP-4-dehydrorhamnose 3,5-epimerase family protein, translated as MTEQFFDKELAAREVSGIPGMLEFDIPVRGDNRGWFKENFQKEKMLPLGFPESFFAEGKLQNNVSFSRKNVLRGLHAEPWDKYISVADGGKVLGTWVDLREGETFGNTYQTVIDASKGIFVPRGVANGFQVLSDTVSYSYLVNDYWALELKPKYAFVNYADPALGIQWENLEAAEVSEADKNHPLLKDVKPLSKEDL; from the coding sequence ATGACGGAACAATTTTTTGATAAGGAATTAGCAGCGCGTGAGGTTTCTGGAATCCCTGGAATGCTTGAGTTTGATATTCCTGTACGCGGGGACAACCGAGGCTGGTTTAAGGAGAATTTCCAAAAGGAAAAAATGCTGCCGCTAGGCTTTCCTGAAAGCTTCTTTGCAGAAGGAAAACTGCAAAATAATGTCAGCTTTTCTCGCAAAAATGTCCTGCGTGGTCTTCATGCTGAACCATGGGACAAGTACATCTCTGTTGCAGATGGTGGTAAGGTGCTGGGAACTTGGGTAGACCTGCGTGAAGGTGAGACTTTTGGCAATACCTACCAGACAGTAATTGATGCCAGCAAGGGGATTTTTGTGCCACGTGGCGTCGCAAACGGCTTCCAAGTCCTTTCTGACACGGTTTCTTATAGCTATCTGGTGAATGACTACTGGGCTTTGGAACTCAAACCTAAGTATGCCTTTGTCAACTATGCAGACCCAGCTTTAGGCATCCAGTGGGAAAACTTAGAAGCAGCAGAAGTCTCAGAAGCGGATAAAAACCACCCGTTGCTTAAAGATGTTAAACCTTTGAGTAAAGAGGATTTGTAA
- the rfbB gene encoding dTDP-glucose 4,6-dehydratase: MTEYKNIIVTGGAGFIGSNFVHYVYNNFPDVHVTVLDKLTYAGNRANIEEILGDRVELVVGDIADAALVDKLASEADAIVHYAAESHNDNSLNDPSPFIHTNFIGTYTLLEAARKYDIRFHHVSTDEVYGDLPLREDLPGHGEGPGEKFTAETKYNPSSPYSSTKAASDLIVKAWVRSFGVKATISNCSNNYGPYQHIEKFIPRQITNILSGIKPKLYGEGKNVRDWIHTNDHSSGVWTILTKGQIGETYLIGADGEKNNKEVLELILKEMGQPADAYDHVTDRAGHDLRYAIDASKLRDELGWKPEFTNFEAGLKETIKWYTDNQDWWKSEKEAVEANYAKTQEVIK, encoded by the coding sequence ATGACAGAATATAAAAACATTATCGTTACCGGTGGCGCTGGTTTCATCGGTTCTAACTTTGTCCACTATGTTTACAATAACTTTCCAGATGTCCATGTGACAGTGCTGGACAAGCTGACTTACGCGGGTAATCGTGCCAATATTGAAGAAATTTTAGGCGACCGCGTTGAGTTGGTTGTTGGAGATATTGCTGATGCAGCCTTGGTAGATAAGCTGGCTTCCGAAGCTGATGCTATCGTTCACTATGCAGCAGAAAGCCACAATGATAACTCGCTCAATGATCCGAGTCCGTTTATCCACACCAATTTCATCGGAACTTACACACTCTTGGAAGCAGCACGTAAATACGACATTCGTTTCCACCATGTATCAACTGACGAAGTTTATGGTGACCTGCCTCTGCGTGAAGATCTGCCAGGTCATGGAGAAGGTCCAGGTGAGAAATTTACGGCTGAAACCAAGTATAATCCAAGCTCGCCTTACTCATCAACCAAGGCAGCTTCAGACTTGATTGTCAAAGCTTGGGTGCGCTCATTTGGCGTGAAAGCGACGATTTCTAACTGTTCAAACAACTATGGTCCTTACCAGCACATCGAGAAGTTCATTCCGCGCCAGATTACCAATATCCTGAGCGGTATCAAGCCAAAACTCTATGGTGAAGGCAAGAATGTCCGTGACTGGATTCATACCAATGACCATTCATCAGGTGTTTGGACGATTCTGACCAAGGGACAAATCGGCGAAACTTATTTGATTGGTGCTGATGGTGAGAAGAATAATAAGGAAGTTCTGGAGCTGATTCTAAAGGAAATGGGACAGCCGGCTGATGCTTATGACCATGTGACAGATCGTGCCGGCCACGACCTCCGCTATGCCATTGATGCCAGCAAGCTCCGCGATGAGCTAGGATGGAAGCCAGAGTTCACCAACTTTGAAGCGGGTCTCAAAGAGACGATCAAGTGGTACACGGACAACCAAGACTGGTGGAAATCTGAAAAAGAAGCAGTCGAAGCCAACTATGCTAAGACTCAGGAAGTAATTAAGTAA